One region of Juglans regia cultivar Chandler chromosome 4, Walnut 2.0, whole genome shotgun sequence genomic DNA includes:
- the LOC109022143 gene encoding pentatricopeptide repeat-containing protein At4g11690-like → MKSLPLKQLQLLCFPSKSIISHVFQPFVAPLSTIAAASTSSEATSSIATLTQEELTKINLLLPRLCLSNHLPTAIHLTITALLTNPPPKSVSLSILVDSLTSEPDMALPMSLLTRLKHSPLAHPYLTPINTLLIASYFRKHKPKEALKVFNWMVRPGSPCVLDEKVCGILVIGFCKNGMILEALKVLRAMVGVNLVPETGNWVYRGLLREARIEEALKLNEALGSIMDIGGDVAVKNVGKVLDHMISKWTD, encoded by the coding sequence ATGAAATCTCTCCCACTGAAACAGCTTCAACTTCTCTGCTTTCCCTCGAAATCAATCATCTCCCATGTCTTCCAACCCTTCGTTGCACCACTTTCTACTATTGCTGCTGCTTCTACTTCTAGTGAAGCTACATCTTCCATCGCAACTTTAACCCAAGAGGAGCTCACGAAGATCAACCTCCTCCTTCCACGCCTCTGCCTCTCAAACCACCTCCCCACAGCAATCCACCTCACCATCACTGCCCTCCTCACAAACCCACCTCCAAAATCTGTCTCTCTTTCCATTCTCGTTGACTCCCTCACTTCCGAGCCGGACATGGCCCTTCCCATGTCTCTCCTCACCCGCCTCAAGCACAGCCCTCTGGCACATCCTTACCTCACACCCATCAATACCTTGCTCATTGCTTCATATTTCAGGAAGCACAAGCCTAAGGAGGCCTTGAAAGTGTTCAACTGGATGGTGAGGCCGGGCTCTCCGTGTGTGCTTGATGAGAAGGTTTGTGGGATTCTGGTTATTGGGTTTTGTAAGAACGGGATGATTCTTGAGGCCTTGAAGGTTTTGAGGGCAATGGTGGGTGTGAATTTGGTTCCGGAAACAGGGAACTGGGTTTATCGGGGTTTATTGAGAGAGGCAAGAATTGAGGAAGCATTGAAGTTGAACGAGGCTTTGGGTTCGATTATGGACATTGGTGGCGATGTGGCTGTGAAGAATGTTGGGAAAGTGCTGGATCACATGATTTCCAAATGGACAGACTAG